From Tripterygium wilfordii isolate XIE 37 chromosome 13, ASM1340144v1, whole genome shotgun sequence, the proteins below share one genomic window:
- the LOC120013092 gene encoding kinesin-like protein KIN-7H isoform X2 — translation MGAVAGEELMQAPSGLEERILVSVRIRPLNVKEITRNDVSDWECINDTTIIYRNSLSVSERSMYPTAYTFDRVFSPDCSSRQVYKEGAKEVALSVVSGINSSVFAYGQTSSGKTFTMSGITGYAIADIYDYIDKHKEREFVLKFSAMEIYNESVRDLLSADSTPLRLLDDPEKGTIVEKLTEETLRDWNHFKELLSICEAQRQIGETSLNETSSRSHQILRVSIESSALEFFSNDKSSMLAATVNFVDLAGSERASQSLSAGTRLKEGCHINRSLLTLGTVVRKLSKGRNGHVPFRDSKLTRILQSSLGGNARTAIICTMSPARSHVEQSRNTLLFASCAKEVTTNAQVNVVVSDKALVKQLRKELARLESELKSSRPTSTSDFAAELQEKDLQIEKLEKEVMDLTRQRDLAQAHVEDLLQAAEDDEPSIVLGDHQYPKLRVRSSRKFDNSMLELPIYVNPRCLDGSVRSFDASQYSDGHSSSDDSFIQLPEFEGNFQHINCSPQMSISVSNYSENDQHGEVREDIEEPTYENSEDHCKEVRCVEIEESNHKTYNISESNQNIHVGSNRASPDQTTATLGLTVIENEGTADEEIGSLKRKDQKCLNGIHPLVLESPENPYPYLLEKDNLYSGFMKLTRSRSCKARLISNVSSSWFEKTDKNESTPPNLVDKDFTGRPQNYERKLIALQFDVDTERLSSNASQNSVRSTTVNKHRMKDVEMIDDEKKASLCNIDAGLKEVQNLQDEKQLGDHLDTEPKTIVPERNVKDVGLEPVQDDVGKPAEWPSEGKRLQKDVKDIGLDPIQYDSRSPLEWPSEFKRLQREIIELWHACNVSLVHRTFFFLLFKGEPTDSTYMELELRMLSSLKETYSKENETVDDGHTLTHASSTRALRQERQSLSKQMRRRLSREERENLFLKWGIKLNSNHRTLQLSHRLWTETTDMKHITESATIVAKVVGFVQPGQAFTDIFGLNFTRQSTTRKHSLWMRNLIKPRLMKRSVMSLL, via the exons ATGGGGGCGGTTGCTGGGGAGGAGCTAATGCAAGCACCAAGCGGTCTTGAGGAGAGAATTCTGGTTTCAGTTCGCATAAGGCCTTTGAATGTAAAGGAGATTACTAGAAATGATGTGTCTGATTGGGAATGTATCAATGATACCACCATCATATACAGGAACAGCCTCTCAGTTTCAGAACGCTCCATGTATCCAACCGCCTATACTTTTG ATAGAGTATTTAGCCCTGATTGCTCATCAAGACAGGTGTACAAGGAAGGGGCCAAGGAAGTTGCTCTTTCTGTTGTTAGTGGTATAAATT CAAGCGTTTTTGCTTATGGACAAACAAGCAGTGGAAAGACATTCACCATGAGTGGCATCACCGGGTACGCCATAGCAGACATATATGACTACATAGACAAG CACAAGGAAAGAGAATTTGTATTGAAGTTTTCTGCCATGGAGATCTACAATGAATCAGTCAGAGACCTCCTCAGTGCAGATAGCACCCCACTTCGACTTTTAGATGATCCAGag AAAGGAACTATTGTTGAGAAACTCACTGAGGAAACCTTAAGGGATTGGAATCACTTCAAAGAACTTCTATCCATCTGCGAAG CTCAAAGACAAATAGGGGAGACTTCGCTGAATGAAACAAGCTCCCGATCTCATCAGATCTTGAGAGTG AGTATCGAAAGTTCTGCATTGGAATTTTTTAGCAACGACAAATCCAGCATGCTTGCTGCCACTGTG AACTTTGTTGATCTAGCAGGCAGTGAGCGCGCATCTCAGTCATTATCTGCTGGCACACGGTTGAAAGAAGGTTGCCACATAAATCGAAGTTTATTGACACTTGGAACTGTTGTCCGTAAGTTAAG CAAAGGAAGAAATGGGCATGTTCCTTTCAGAGATTCAAAGCTAACCCGCATACTGCAGTCCTCTTTAGGAGGCAATGCTAGAACTGCCATCATTTGTACCATGAGCCCTGCACGAAGCCATGTTGAGCAATCAAGAAACACCCTCTTGTTTGCAAGCTGCGCTAAAGAAGTGACGACTAATGCACAGGTGAATGTAGTTGTATCTGACAAAGCATTGGTTAAACAATTGCGGAAGGAATTGGCTAGGCTTGAGAGTGAGTTGAAAAGTTCAAGACCAACTTCAACATCTGATTTTGCAGCAGAACTGCAGGAGAAAGACCTTCAAATTGAAAAG CTAGAGAAAGAAGTAATGGATCTGACTCGGCAGCGAGACCTTGCGCAGGCTCATGTTGAAGATCTGCTGCAAGCAGCTGAAGATGATGAACCTTCAATAGTATTG GGAGATCATCAGTACCCTAAACTAAGAGTACGAAGTTCTCGGAAATTTGACAATTCAATGTTAGAATTGCCGATTTATGTGAACCCTAGATGCCTTGATGGTAGTGTCCGGTCTTTTGACGCATCTCAGTATTCCGATGGGCATAGTAGTTCTGATGACAGTTTTATCCAACTTCCAGAGTTTGAAGGCAACTTCCAACATATCAATTGCTCTCCACAAATGTCAATTAGTGTTTCTAATTATAGTGAAAATGATCAGCATGGGGAGGTCAGGGAGGATATCGAAGAACCTACTTATGAAAATTCTGAAGATCATTGCAAGGAAGTTCGATGTGTTGAGATAGAAGAGTCCAATCATAAAACATACAATATTTCAGAGTCTAACCAGAACATACATGTTGGTTCTAACAGAGCATCTCCTGATCAGACCACAGCTACTTTGGGATTGACGGTTATTGAGAATGAAGGTACAGCAGATGAAGAAATAGGGTCACTCAAACGTAAGGATCAGAAATGTTTGAATGGGATCCACCCTTTAGTTCTTGAGTCTCCTGAAAACCCATATCCTTACTTGCTTGAAAAGGATAATTTGTACTCTGGCTTCATGAAGTTAACGCGGAGTAGAAGCTGTAAAGCAAGACTCATTTCTAATGTCTCCTCAAGCTGGTTTGAGAAAACAGATAAGAATGAAAGCACTCCCCCAAATTTGGTTGACAAAGATTTCACTGGTAGACCTCAGAATTATGAAAGGAAACTGATAGCATTGCAGTTTGATGTCGACACTGAGAGGTTATCAAGCAATGCTTCTCAAAATTCTGTGAGGAGTACTACAGTCAACAAACATCGGATGAAGGATGTTGAAATGATAGATGATGAGAAGAAAGCCAGTCTCTGTAACATAGATGCTGGATTGAAGGAAGTGCAGAACCTTCAGGATGAGAAgcaacttggtgatcatttg GATACAGAACCAAAGACCATTGTACCCGAGAGGAATGTGAAAGATGTTGGCTTGGAACCAGTACAGGATGACGTAGGAAAGCCTGCAGAGTGGCCTTCAGAAGGGAAGAGGCTCCAAAAAGATGTAAAGGATATTGGCTTGGACCCAATACAGTATGATTCAAGAAGTCCCTTGGAGTGGCCTTCAGAATTCAAGAGACTCCAAAGAGAGATTATTGAACTTTGGCATGCTTGCAATGTCTCACTGGTTCACAGAacattcttcttcttgttattCAAGGGTGAACCAACGGATTCAACCTACATGGAACTAGAACTCAGAATGCTCTCTTCCCTTAAGGAAACATATTCTAAGGAGAACGAAACCGTGGATGATGGTCACACTCTGACACATGCTTCAAG CACGAGGGCTTTGCGTCAAGAGAGGCAGTCGCTGAGCAAGCAAATGCGTAGGAGGCTTTCTAGAGAAGAGAGGGAAAATCTTTTCCTTAAGTGGGGTATCAAGTTGAATTCAAATCATAGAACATTGCAATTGTCCCACCGCCTGTGGACTGAAACAACCGATATGAAGCACATTACAGAGAGTGCCACCATTGTTGCAAAGGTGGTTGGTTTTGTACAGCCAGGGCAAGCTTTCACAGACATCTTTGGGCTTAACTTCACACGGCAAAGCACAACCAGGAAACATTCTCTTTGGATGCGCAATTTAATCAAGCCTAGACTTATGAAGCGCAGTGTGATGTCCCTCTTGTAA
- the LOC120013092 gene encoding kinesin-like protein KIN-7H isoform X1, translated as MGAVAGEELMQAPSGLEERILVSVRIRPLNVKEITRNDVSDWECINDTTIIYRNSLSVSERSMYPTAYTFDRVFSPDCSSRQVYKEGAKEVALSVVSGINSSVFAYGQTSSGKTFTMSGITGYAIADIYDYIDKHKEREFVLKFSAMEIYNESVRDLLSADSTPLRLLDDPEKGTIVEKLTEETLRDWNHFKELLSICEAQRQIGETSLNETSSRSHQILRVSIESSALEFFSNDKSSMLAATVNFVDLAGSERASQSLSAGTRLKEGCHINRSLLTLGTVVRKLSKGRNGHVPFRDSKLTRILQSSLGGNARTAIICTMSPARSHVEQSRNTLLFASCAKEVTTNAQVNVVVSDKALVKQLRKELARLESELKSSRPTSTSDFAAELQEKDLQIEKLEKEVMDLTRQRDLAQAHVEDLLQAAEDDEPSIVLGDHQYPKLRVRSSRKFDNSMLELPIYVNPRCLDGSVRSFDASQYSDGHSSSDDSFIQLPEFEGNFQHINCSPQMSISVSNYSENDQHGEVREDIEEPTYENSEDHCKEVRCVEIEESNHKTYNISESNQNIHVGSNRASPDQTTATLGLTVIENEGTADEEIGSLKRKDQKCLNGIHPLVLESPENPYPYLLEKDNLYSGFMKLTRSRSCKARLISNVSSSWFEKTDKNESTPPNLVDKDFTGRPQNYERKLIALQFDVDTERLSSNASQNSVRSTTVNKHRMKDVEMIDDEKKASLCNIDAGLKEVQNLQDEKQLGDHLVQDTEPKTIVPERNVKDVGLEPVQDDVGKPAEWPSEGKRLQKDVKDIGLDPIQYDSRSPLEWPSEFKRLQREIIELWHACNVSLVHRTFFFLLFKGEPTDSTYMELELRMLSSLKETYSKENETVDDGHTLTHASSTRALRQERQSLSKQMRRRLSREERENLFLKWGIKLNSNHRTLQLSHRLWTETTDMKHITESATIVAKVVGFVQPGQAFTDIFGLNFTRQSTTRKHSLWMRNLIKPRLMKRSVMSLL; from the exons ATGGGGGCGGTTGCTGGGGAGGAGCTAATGCAAGCACCAAGCGGTCTTGAGGAGAGAATTCTGGTTTCAGTTCGCATAAGGCCTTTGAATGTAAAGGAGATTACTAGAAATGATGTGTCTGATTGGGAATGTATCAATGATACCACCATCATATACAGGAACAGCCTCTCAGTTTCAGAACGCTCCATGTATCCAACCGCCTATACTTTTG ATAGAGTATTTAGCCCTGATTGCTCATCAAGACAGGTGTACAAGGAAGGGGCCAAGGAAGTTGCTCTTTCTGTTGTTAGTGGTATAAATT CAAGCGTTTTTGCTTATGGACAAACAAGCAGTGGAAAGACATTCACCATGAGTGGCATCACCGGGTACGCCATAGCAGACATATATGACTACATAGACAAG CACAAGGAAAGAGAATTTGTATTGAAGTTTTCTGCCATGGAGATCTACAATGAATCAGTCAGAGACCTCCTCAGTGCAGATAGCACCCCACTTCGACTTTTAGATGATCCAGag AAAGGAACTATTGTTGAGAAACTCACTGAGGAAACCTTAAGGGATTGGAATCACTTCAAAGAACTTCTATCCATCTGCGAAG CTCAAAGACAAATAGGGGAGACTTCGCTGAATGAAACAAGCTCCCGATCTCATCAGATCTTGAGAGTG AGTATCGAAAGTTCTGCATTGGAATTTTTTAGCAACGACAAATCCAGCATGCTTGCTGCCACTGTG AACTTTGTTGATCTAGCAGGCAGTGAGCGCGCATCTCAGTCATTATCTGCTGGCACACGGTTGAAAGAAGGTTGCCACATAAATCGAAGTTTATTGACACTTGGAACTGTTGTCCGTAAGTTAAG CAAAGGAAGAAATGGGCATGTTCCTTTCAGAGATTCAAAGCTAACCCGCATACTGCAGTCCTCTTTAGGAGGCAATGCTAGAACTGCCATCATTTGTACCATGAGCCCTGCACGAAGCCATGTTGAGCAATCAAGAAACACCCTCTTGTTTGCAAGCTGCGCTAAAGAAGTGACGACTAATGCACAGGTGAATGTAGTTGTATCTGACAAAGCATTGGTTAAACAATTGCGGAAGGAATTGGCTAGGCTTGAGAGTGAGTTGAAAAGTTCAAGACCAACTTCAACATCTGATTTTGCAGCAGAACTGCAGGAGAAAGACCTTCAAATTGAAAAG CTAGAGAAAGAAGTAATGGATCTGACTCGGCAGCGAGACCTTGCGCAGGCTCATGTTGAAGATCTGCTGCAAGCAGCTGAAGATGATGAACCTTCAATAGTATTG GGAGATCATCAGTACCCTAAACTAAGAGTACGAAGTTCTCGGAAATTTGACAATTCAATGTTAGAATTGCCGATTTATGTGAACCCTAGATGCCTTGATGGTAGTGTCCGGTCTTTTGACGCATCTCAGTATTCCGATGGGCATAGTAGTTCTGATGACAGTTTTATCCAACTTCCAGAGTTTGAAGGCAACTTCCAACATATCAATTGCTCTCCACAAATGTCAATTAGTGTTTCTAATTATAGTGAAAATGATCAGCATGGGGAGGTCAGGGAGGATATCGAAGAACCTACTTATGAAAATTCTGAAGATCATTGCAAGGAAGTTCGATGTGTTGAGATAGAAGAGTCCAATCATAAAACATACAATATTTCAGAGTCTAACCAGAACATACATGTTGGTTCTAACAGAGCATCTCCTGATCAGACCACAGCTACTTTGGGATTGACGGTTATTGAGAATGAAGGTACAGCAGATGAAGAAATAGGGTCACTCAAACGTAAGGATCAGAAATGTTTGAATGGGATCCACCCTTTAGTTCTTGAGTCTCCTGAAAACCCATATCCTTACTTGCTTGAAAAGGATAATTTGTACTCTGGCTTCATGAAGTTAACGCGGAGTAGAAGCTGTAAAGCAAGACTCATTTCTAATGTCTCCTCAAGCTGGTTTGAGAAAACAGATAAGAATGAAAGCACTCCCCCAAATTTGGTTGACAAAGATTTCACTGGTAGACCTCAGAATTATGAAAGGAAACTGATAGCATTGCAGTTTGATGTCGACACTGAGAGGTTATCAAGCAATGCTTCTCAAAATTCTGTGAGGAGTACTACAGTCAACAAACATCGGATGAAGGATGTTGAAATGATAGATGATGAGAAGAAAGCCAGTCTCTGTAACATAGATGCTGGATTGAAGGAAGTGCAGAACCTTCAGGATGAGAAgcaacttggtgatcatttg GTACAGGATACAGAACCAAAGACCATTGTACCCGAGAGGAATGTGAAAGATGTTGGCTTGGAACCAGTACAGGATGACGTAGGAAAGCCTGCAGAGTGGCCTTCAGAAGGGAAGAGGCTCCAAAAAGATGTAAAGGATATTGGCTTGGACCCAATACAGTATGATTCAAGAAGTCCCTTGGAGTGGCCTTCAGAATTCAAGAGACTCCAAAGAGAGATTATTGAACTTTGGCATGCTTGCAATGTCTCACTGGTTCACAGAacattcttcttcttgttattCAAGGGTGAACCAACGGATTCAACCTACATGGAACTAGAACTCAGAATGCTCTCTTCCCTTAAGGAAACATATTCTAAGGAGAACGAAACCGTGGATGATGGTCACACTCTGACACATGCTTCAAG CACGAGGGCTTTGCGTCAAGAGAGGCAGTCGCTGAGCAAGCAAATGCGTAGGAGGCTTTCTAGAGAAGAGAGGGAAAATCTTTTCCTTAAGTGGGGTATCAAGTTGAATTCAAATCATAGAACATTGCAATTGTCCCACCGCCTGTGGACTGAAACAACCGATATGAAGCACATTACAGAGAGTGCCACCATTGTTGCAAAGGTGGTTGGTTTTGTACAGCCAGGGCAAGCTTTCACAGACATCTTTGGGCTTAACTTCACACGGCAAAGCACAACCAGGAAACATTCTCTTTGGATGCGCAATTTAATCAAGCCTAGACTTATGAAGCGCAGTGTGATGTCCCTCTTGTAA
- the LOC120013092 gene encoding kinesin-like protein KIN-7F isoform X3, producing MGAVAGEELMQAPSGLEERILVSVRIRPLNVKEITRNDVSDWECINDTTIIYRNSLSVSERSMYPTAYTFDRVFSPDCSSRQVYKEGAKEVALSVVSGINSSVFAYGQTSSGKTFTMSGITGYAIADIYDYIDKHKEREFVLKFSAMEIYNESVRDLLSADSTPLRLLDDPEKGTIVEKLTEETLRDWNHFKELLSICEAQRQIGETSLNETSSRSHQILRVSIESSALEFFSNDKSSMLAATVNFVDLAGSERASQSLSAGTRLKEGCHINRSLLTLGTVVRKLSKGRNGHVPFRDSKLTRILQSSLGGNARTAIICTMSPARSHVEQSRNTLLFASCAKEVTTNAQVNVVVSDKALVKQLRKELARLESELKSSRPTSTSDFAAELQEKDLQIEKLEKEVMDLTRQRDLAQAHVEDLLQAAEDDEPSIVLGDHQYPKLRVRSSRKFDNSMLELPIYVNPRCLDGSVRSFDASQYSDGHSSSDDSFIQLPEFEGNFQHINCSPQMSISVSNYSENDQHGEVREDIEEPTYENSEDHCKEVRCVEIEESNHKTYNISESNQNIHVGSNRASPDQTTADEEIGSLKRKDQKCLNGIHPLVLESPENPYPYLLEKDNLYSGFMKLTRSRSCKARLISNVSSSWFEKTDKNESTPPNLVDKDFTGRPQNYERKLIALQFDVDTERLSSNASQNSVRSTTVNKHRMKDVEMIDDEKKASLCNIDAGLKEVQNLQDEKQLGDHLVQDTEPKTIVPERNVKDVGLEPVQDDVGKPAEWPSEGKRLQKDVKDIGLDPIQYDSRSPLEWPSEFKRLQREIIELWHACNVSLVHRTFFFLLFKGEPTDSTYMELELRMLSSLKETYSKENETVDDGHTLTHASSTRALRQERQSLSKQMRRRLSREERENLFLKWGIKLNSNHRTLQLSHRLWTETTDMKHITESATIVAKVVGFVQPGQAFTDIFGLNFTRQSTTRKHSLWMRNLIKPRLMKRSVMSLL from the exons ATGGGGGCGGTTGCTGGGGAGGAGCTAATGCAAGCACCAAGCGGTCTTGAGGAGAGAATTCTGGTTTCAGTTCGCATAAGGCCTTTGAATGTAAAGGAGATTACTAGAAATGATGTGTCTGATTGGGAATGTATCAATGATACCACCATCATATACAGGAACAGCCTCTCAGTTTCAGAACGCTCCATGTATCCAACCGCCTATACTTTTG ATAGAGTATTTAGCCCTGATTGCTCATCAAGACAGGTGTACAAGGAAGGGGCCAAGGAAGTTGCTCTTTCTGTTGTTAGTGGTATAAATT CAAGCGTTTTTGCTTATGGACAAACAAGCAGTGGAAAGACATTCACCATGAGTGGCATCACCGGGTACGCCATAGCAGACATATATGACTACATAGACAAG CACAAGGAAAGAGAATTTGTATTGAAGTTTTCTGCCATGGAGATCTACAATGAATCAGTCAGAGACCTCCTCAGTGCAGATAGCACCCCACTTCGACTTTTAGATGATCCAGag AAAGGAACTATTGTTGAGAAACTCACTGAGGAAACCTTAAGGGATTGGAATCACTTCAAAGAACTTCTATCCATCTGCGAAG CTCAAAGACAAATAGGGGAGACTTCGCTGAATGAAACAAGCTCCCGATCTCATCAGATCTTGAGAGTG AGTATCGAAAGTTCTGCATTGGAATTTTTTAGCAACGACAAATCCAGCATGCTTGCTGCCACTGTG AACTTTGTTGATCTAGCAGGCAGTGAGCGCGCATCTCAGTCATTATCTGCTGGCACACGGTTGAAAGAAGGTTGCCACATAAATCGAAGTTTATTGACACTTGGAACTGTTGTCCGTAAGTTAAG CAAAGGAAGAAATGGGCATGTTCCTTTCAGAGATTCAAAGCTAACCCGCATACTGCAGTCCTCTTTAGGAGGCAATGCTAGAACTGCCATCATTTGTACCATGAGCCCTGCACGAAGCCATGTTGAGCAATCAAGAAACACCCTCTTGTTTGCAAGCTGCGCTAAAGAAGTGACGACTAATGCACAGGTGAATGTAGTTGTATCTGACAAAGCATTGGTTAAACAATTGCGGAAGGAATTGGCTAGGCTTGAGAGTGAGTTGAAAAGTTCAAGACCAACTTCAACATCTGATTTTGCAGCAGAACTGCAGGAGAAAGACCTTCAAATTGAAAAG CTAGAGAAAGAAGTAATGGATCTGACTCGGCAGCGAGACCTTGCGCAGGCTCATGTTGAAGATCTGCTGCAAGCAGCTGAAGATGATGAACCTTCAATAGTATTG GGAGATCATCAGTACCCTAAACTAAGAGTACGAAGTTCTCGGAAATTTGACAATTCAATGTTAGAATTGCCGATTTATGTGAACCCTAGATGCCTTGATGGTAGTGTCCGGTCTTTTGACGCATCTCAGTATTCCGATGGGCATAGTAGTTCTGATGACAGTTTTATCCAACTTCCAGAGTTTGAAGGCAACTTCCAACATATCAATTGCTCTCCACAAATGTCAATTAGTGTTTCTAATTATAGTGAAAATGATCAGCATGGGGAGGTCAGGGAGGATATCGAAGAACCTACTTATGAAAATTCTGAAGATCATTGCAAGGAAGTTCGATGTGTTGAGATAGAAGAGTCCAATCATAAAACATACAATATTTCAGAGTCTAACCAGAACATACATGTTGGTTCTAACAGAGCATCTCCTGATCAGACC ACAGCAGATGAAGAAATAGGGTCACTCAAACGTAAGGATCAGAAATGTTTGAATGGGATCCACCCTTTAGTTCTTGAGTCTCCTGAAAACCCATATCCTTACTTGCTTGAAAAGGATAATTTGTACTCTGGCTTCATGAAGTTAACGCGGAGTAGAAGCTGTAAAGCAAGACTCATTTCTAATGTCTCCTCAAGCTGGTTTGAGAAAACAGATAAGAATGAAAGCACTCCCCCAAATTTGGTTGACAAAGATTTCACTGGTAGACCTCAGAATTATGAAAGGAAACTGATAGCATTGCAGTTTGATGTCGACACTGAGAGGTTATCAAGCAATGCTTCTCAAAATTCTGTGAGGAGTACTACAGTCAACAAACATCGGATGAAGGATGTTGAAATGATAGATGATGAGAAGAAAGCCAGTCTCTGTAACATAGATGCTGGATTGAAGGAAGTGCAGAACCTTCAGGATGAGAAgcaacttggtgatcatttg GTACAGGATACAGAACCAAAGACCATTGTACCCGAGAGGAATGTGAAAGATGTTGGCTTGGAACCAGTACAGGATGACGTAGGAAAGCCTGCAGAGTGGCCTTCAGAAGGGAAGAGGCTCCAAAAAGATGTAAAGGATATTGGCTTGGACCCAATACAGTATGATTCAAGAAGTCCCTTGGAGTGGCCTTCAGAATTCAAGAGACTCCAAAGAGAGATTATTGAACTTTGGCATGCTTGCAATGTCTCACTGGTTCACAGAacattcttcttcttgttattCAAGGGTGAACCAACGGATTCAACCTACATGGAACTAGAACTCAGAATGCTCTCTTCCCTTAAGGAAACATATTCTAAGGAGAACGAAACCGTGGATGATGGTCACACTCTGACACATGCTTCAAG CACGAGGGCTTTGCGTCAAGAGAGGCAGTCGCTGAGCAAGCAAATGCGTAGGAGGCTTTCTAGAGAAGAGAGGGAAAATCTTTTCCTTAAGTGGGGTATCAAGTTGAATTCAAATCATAGAACATTGCAATTGTCCCACCGCCTGTGGACTGAAACAACCGATATGAAGCACATTACAGAGAGTGCCACCATTGTTGCAAAGGTGGTTGGTTTTGTACAGCCAGGGCAAGCTTTCACAGACATCTTTGGGCTTAACTTCACACGGCAAAGCACAACCAGGAAACATTCTCTTTGGATGCGCAATTTAATCAAGCCTAGACTTATGAAGCGCAGTGTGATGTCCCTCTTGTAA